In Bacteroidota bacterium, the sequence TCCGGAAACATCCGACTGAAAAACCAAAATTGATCCATCTTTACTAATACTCGGAGCATATTCGTTGTGAGGAACAGTATTGATAATTTCGGGCAATTTTTGATATTGTTGACCAAAACTATAAACTGATATTAACAATAATAAAATACAATTTCTCATCTATGGAGGTTTACTAAATTGAATATTGTAATTTCATAACTCATAATTAATCATTATCATCTGTGAGCTATTTTTGTAATTTTCTAGCTTAGCGGTGGAAAACTGATAAGAATAATAAATCCCTATTTTATTAATTCTCAGTCCGGCAATTGCAGATACCGATTTCGTTGAATGGTATGAAACAGATAAAGTATATCTTTCTGCGGCTTTTATTCCTAAGTTTGCATCAAATTGATTTGTTATAGTGCGATATAAAATTGAAGGCATGATTGTAATTTTTTGCCCTTCTTTTAAATTCATTCCGGCATGAACAAATAGTTGATTTCGGTTTTTTTCAATTTCATTTTTAATATCAGAAAATTGAGTTTCTATAGGAATAAAATGAACAGCCGATGCTCCTAAATAAAGATTCTGATAGTTGTATTTTAGTCCTAAACTTAAATTTGGAATAAAAAGATTTGTCTTTGCCGAAATAGCCGGGTCGTTCATGTCGGTTGCCACAAACTCTGTATTGTCAACACTAAACAAGAAAAATGATGTTCCAAAACCAAAGCTCAGATTATGTTGCAGGTATTTTCCTTTTTTCAGATGATAGGCATAGGCAAAATTTACTCCTGTTCGTCTGAAAGGTTCATTAATATCATTGAAAACAAATCCGCCGAGTCCTACTCTTCCCGATCTTGGAATGCGGCTTCTGCTATCCATTTCTCCAGTGTGATTATATTTTTTATTTGTTTTTATTCTTGTATCGAAAGAAAAACATTGCGAACGAGGTGCATCTTCTACGCCAAGCCATTGCAATCGGGAAAGTAATGAAATATTAGTATTTGTGTTTATGCCAGCAATTGCCGGATTTATAATTAATTCATTTAAAAGTATTTCATTGTTTATGGGCATTATTTGGGCTTGCAGAAAATATGCTGAAATAAAAAGTATAATTAATAAAATGCTTCTTTTCATGTTTTCTGTTTTAGCGAATTATTGATACTTTGCCTTGCATAGGTTTGCTGCCATTTTTTAAATCAATGAAATAGAAGTAAGCGTCGGATGGCAATTGTTTGTTGTCGAAAAGTCCGTCCCAGGGAACATTGTAGCCGATTGATTTAAATACTATGTTCCTGTATCTATCGTAAACTTTCACCTCAATATCAGGAGTATATTCAACTCCTTCAATCAACCATAAATCGTTAATGTTGTCTCCATTAGGAGAGAAAACATTAGGTATAGCAAAGCAAGTTTCATATGAAGTTGGAACTTCAAATTCGAATTCTTTGATGCAATCATTATTATCTATAATGTATAAATCATAAAATCCAGCAGAAAGTTGACTTATAGAATCGTTTGTAAATTGATTGAACCAAAGTATTGAGTAGGGTATATGTCCGCCGGATAGCTCAATTTTTATAGAACCATCTGTAGCAAGCTCGCATGAAGGAGGGTAGATTTGTTCGTTTGCACTGATATCTTCGGGTTGACCAACATTCACACTTTCAGCAATTTTACAATTGTTGGCATCTGTTATTGTTAAACTGTATTCATCAGCAGATAATTCATAGATGTCTATCGTGTTTTCCCCGTTTGACCATAAATAAGAATAAGGAAGAATCCCTCCCATGATATTAGTCGAAATTTTTCCCGATTCATCCTCGAAACATAGCAGGTTTGTAATATGAATATTTACTTTAAGTTCGGCTGGCTGAATTACTTCAAAATTAAATGTATTTATACACATATTATTATCGGTAATTGTTATACTGTATATGCCTGCAGGAATATTTAATAAATCTTCTGTTTGACTCGAATTGCTCCACAAATAGCTGCTTATTGGCATTGTTCCACCCGAAACTGTAATGTTTATACTGCCATCATATTTCTCAAAACAGCTAAGATTCTGGATGCTATATTGAATTGAAAGCGAGTCTGGTTCAAAAATTTCTGTACTATCCATAAATATGCAATTGTTTGTATCGCTTATGGATAGCGAAAATATGCCGGCTGAAAGATTCTGTATTACATTTCCCGAAGCTCCATTGCTCCATTGAACTATGGAATAAGGTGGCGTTCCACCAAAAAATGAAACTTCAATCTGCCCTGAGCTATCCTCATAGCAGTTTAAATGGTAGCTTGTCATATTACCTTCTAACAAGTCGGGCTGACTAATTTCTATGCTATCAGTTTTTGTGCAATATAGATTGTCAATAACCGTAATTGTGTAGATGCCTGCTGATACAGAGAGTAAGTTTTGAGTAGTATCTCCATTACTCCACAAGTAGGAGTGATAAGGTAATGTTCCTCCCTGAACAAAACACAAAATCTGGCCGGTTGCATTGTTATAGCAATCTACATTTGTTGAAGTCAGAGCAATAACTATTTCGTCCGGTTCAAAAATTGTAATTGAGTCTTCTACAAGGCAGGTATTTGCATCCAATACACTAACAGAATAGAATCCTGCATTGATGCCCGAAATATTTTGTGTAGTCATTCCATTATTCCACA encodes:
- a CDS encoding PorP/SprF family type IX secretion system membrane protein codes for the protein MKRSILLIILFISAYFLQAQIMPINNEILLNELIINPAIAGINTNTNISLLSRLQWLGVEDAPRSQCFSFDTRIKTNKKYNHTGEMDSRSRIPRSGRVGLGGFVFNDINEPFRRTGVNFAYAYHLKKGKYLQHNLSFGFGTSFFLFSVDNTEFVATDMNDPAISAKTNLFIPNLSLGLKYNYQNLYLGASAVHFIPIETQFSDIKNEIEKNRNQLFVHAGMNLKEGQKITIMPSILYRTITNQFDANLGIKAAERYTLSVSYHSTKSVSAIAGLRINKIGIYYSYQFSTAKLENYKNSSQMIMINYEL
- a CDS encoding T9SS type B sorting domain-containing protein, translated to ELGITQPLQTLSAILSADSLNCFGQQNGSVNLVVSGGTTPYQQFLWNNGMTTQNISGINAGFYSVSVLDANTCLVEDSITIFEPDEIVIALTSTNVDCYNNATGQILCFVQGGTLPYHSYLWSNGDTTQNLLSVSAGIYTITVIDNLYCTKTDSIEISQPDLLEGNMTSYHLNCYEDSSGQIEVSFFGGTPPYSIVQWSNGASGNVIQNLSAGIFSLSISDTNNCIFMDSTEIFEPDSLSIQYSIQNLSCFEKYDGSINITVSGGTMPISSYLWSNSSQTEDLLNIPAGIYSITITDNNMCINTFNFEVIQPAELKVNIHITNLLCFEDESGKISTNIMGGILPYSYLWSNGENTIDIYELSADEYSLTITDANNCKIAESVNVGQPEDISANEQIYPPSCELATDGSIKIELSGGHIPYSILWFNQFTNDSISQLSAGFYDLYIIDNNDCIKEFEFEVPTSYETCFAIPNVFSPNGDNINDLWLIEGVEYTPDIEVKVYDRYRNIVFKSIGYNVPWDGLFDNKQLPSDAYFYFIDLKNGSKPMQGKVSIIR